Proteins encoded together in one Procambarus clarkii isolate CNS0578487 chromosome 67, FALCON_Pclarkii_2.0, whole genome shotgun sequence window:
- the LOC138355368 gene encoding calphotin-like: MATLTLAPLNMATLTLAPLNMATPTLAPLNMATLTLAPLNMATPTLAPLNMATLTLAPLNMATPTLAPLNMATHTLAPLNMATPTLAPLNMATPTLAPLNMATLTLAPLNMATHTLAPLNMATPTLAPLNMATHTLAPLNMATLTLAPLNMATHTLAPLNMATHTLAPLNMATLTLAPLNMATLTLAAQ, from the coding sequence ATGGCCACACTCACACTAGCACCTCTCAACATGGCCACACTCACACTAGCACCTCTCAacatggccacacccacactagcaCCTCTCAACATGGCCACACTCACACTAGCACCTCTCAacatggccacacccacactagcaCCTCTCAACATGGCCACACTCACACTAGCACCTCTCAacatggccacacccacactagcaCCTCTCaacatggccacacacacactagcacctcTCAacatggccacacccacactagcaCCTCTCAacatggccacacccacactagcaCCTCTCAACATGGCCACACTCACACTAGCACCTCTCaacatggccacacacacactagcacctcTCAacatggccacacccacactagcaCCTCTCaacatggccacacacacactagcacctcTCAACATGGCCACACTCACACTAGCACCTCTCaacatggccacacacacactagcacctctcaacatggccacacacacactagcacctcTCAACATGGCCACACTCACACTAGCACCTCTCAACATGGCCACACTCACACTAGCAGCTCAGTGA